From one Dermacentor andersoni chromosome 1, qqDerAnde1_hic_scaffold, whole genome shotgun sequence genomic stretch:
- the LOC129381789 gene encoding putative nuclease HARBI1 encodes MKVLCALRFFATGSFQQCVGNEEAIALSQPSISRIITAVAKAITVVGKEKGWVRFPSTAQQKAAVKEGFLSRGKIPGVLGCVDGSLIAIVRPKKLGPGETESYWSRKGYYALNCMVVCDAKLNILAIDPRFPGSCHDYFVWRHSAFRRRLTRGLLLHGEVLLGDSGYPLEPWIMTPVPGHPNHLTAEGRYNEAHASMRNAVERCIGVVKNRFRCLQRYRVLHYSPQKAATIVAACAALHNLCLAAGVPLPDDPGDDGAHDDSAQEPAQAQVPLQVQVPPQAHPVQPSRALFQRGRAVRESIVGVFRLPRNLRIAYLQSVCRRIRWQMRWRHVLV; translated from the exons atgaaagtgctgtgcgcgctgcggttttttgccaccgggagctttcaacagtgcgtcgggaatgaagaagcgattgcactgtcgcagccttcgatcagccggatcattacagccgtcgccaaggccattacggttgtgggcaaagaaaaaggatgggttagattcccatccacggcgcaacagaaagccgccgtcaaggaaggctttcttagccgtggaaaaattccaggagttctaggatgtgtggacgggagtctgatagccatcgttcgccctaagaagctcggccccggcgaaacggaatcgtactggagccgtaaagggtattacgccctcaactgcatggtc gtgtgtgatgcaaagctgaatatcctggcaattgacccacggtttccgggatcgtgccacgattatttcgtttggaggcattctgcatttcgccgccgcctcactcgtggcctgttacttcatggagaagtgttgcttg gggactctgggtacccgctagagccatggatcatgactcctgtgcctggtcacccaaatcacctcacggcagaggggcgctataatgaggcacatgcatcaatgcgaaatgccgttgagcggtgcataggagtcgtcaagaaccgcttccgatgcctgcagaggtatcgggtgctccactactcgcctcagaaagcagccactattgttgcagcttgtgcagcgctgcataacctctgccttgcagcaggcgtgcctctgccagacgacccaggtgacgacggtgcacatgacgacagcgcacaggagccagcccaggcacaagtgccgcttcaagtacaggtgccaccgcaggcgcaccctgtacagccttctcgagctttgtttcaaagaggccgtgcggtgcgtgaatccatagttggtgtgtttcggctgcccagaaatttgcgcattgcctacctgcaaagtgtgtgccggcgcattcgctggcaaatgaggtggagacatgtgctggtgtaa